Part of the Fervidobacterium sp. genome, ATAGTTGCAGAAGTACAAAATGTGAGAAAAAATGTAGGAATGTTCGATGTTTCGCATATGGGAGAGTTCATGTGCGAAGGATCAGACGCCTTAGCGTTTGCAAATTACGTTGTTACAAATGACTTTGGATCTATAGACTTTGGTGACGTAATTTATACTGCTATGTGTAACGAAAATGGTGGGTTTGTTGATGATTTGTTAGTTTATAAGATCTCTCAAGAGAAGGTTATGTTTGTTGTAAACGCGGCAAATATAGAAAAAGATTTCAATCATTTGTTGAGATTGGCTGAAAAATTTAACGTAAAGTTGACGAATGTATCAGATGAAATAGGACTTATTGCAATCCAAGGTCCAAAAACCCAAGAGATATTGCAACCACATACAGACTTAGATCTTGACCAAATAAGATACTATTCGTTTAAAGAAGGTAGGATTTTTGGAGTTAATGGAATAATCTCAAGGACAGGCTATACTGGCGAGGATGGGTTTGAATTGTACCTACCATCGAATCAGACCGCCACTGTCTGGAGAAAGCTACTGGAAATAGGTATTAAACCTGCTGGATTAGGTGCAAGAGATATACTTAGGCTTGAAGCTGGATTGCTTTTGTATGGAAATGATATGGATGAAACGATAACACCTTTGGAAGCTTCAATACCTTGGGCTGTAAAATTTGAGAAAGGTGAGTTTTTCGGTAAGGATGCCTTGATTAGGCAAAAGGAAGAGGGGTTGAAAAGAAGGTTAAGAGGCATTGTACTCAATGGTAAGCTGGTACCAAGACACAATATGGAAGTTTACAAAGATGGACAAAAGGTAGGTTATGTTACAAGTGGTACATTCTCGCCAACTCTCGAAAAACCAATTGCATTCGTAATGGTTGATGCAAATATAAAGATAGAAGATAAACTAGAGGTACTAATTAGGGACAAGTATGCTGAAGCAACAGTGACAAAAATTCCATTCTACAGAGGTAGCGTAAGGTCAAAAAAATGAAAAAATAAAAAGGGGTGAAAAACGTGCACAGATATGTTCCTCACACAGAAGAAGAAATTAGACAAATGCTTCAAGAAATAGGAATTAGTAGCGTAGACGAGCTCTTTACCAATGTTCCGAAGACCATAGACGGTTACAATATACCTGAAGGGAAAGATGAATTCAGTGTAAGGAAACATATAGAAACATTAGTGAAGCAAAACGTGTATTTCGAACCTGAGAACGTTTTTCTTGGTGCTGGAATATACATTCACTACATTCCTACAGTGGTTAAGCATATGGCTTCAAACCCTAATTTTGTTACCGCTTATACCCCTTATCAGGCTGAAGTTTCGCAAGGCACACTTCAGATGTTGTTTGAGTACCAAACCATGATGTGCGAACTCACTGGAATGGAAGTAGCCAACTCATCTATGTACGACGGTGCAAGTGCATTTGCTGAAAGCTTGCTTATGGCAACAAGAATAACTGGTAAAACTAAAATGATAGTAGCAAGGACAATAAACCCAGAATACAAAACTGTTGCAAAAACATATACGAAACCACATGGAATAGAAATTTTGGAGGTTGGCTACGACAAATTTGGTAGAATCGACTTGGAAAAGTTAAAAGAACTTATTGATGGTGAAACAGCAGCTGTAGCAACTGCTTATACGAATTTCTTTGGTGTTGTAGAAGATCTTAAAACTTTACGTGAGTTAATTCCATCGAACGTTCTTTTCATAGTAGTTGCAGAACCTGTTTCACTGGCACTGCTCGAAGCACCAGGAAAATTCGGTGCGGACATAGTGGTTGGCGAAGGTCAATCACTTGGTGTAACACCAAATTTGGGGGGACCTGGCATAGGATTCTTTACCACACTTGAAAAGCATGTTCGTAAGATGCCAGGTAGACTTATCGGTGAGACAAAGGATATAGATGGAAAAAGGGGTTATGTAATGATACTCCAAACAAGAGAACAGCACATAAGAAGAGAAAAAGCAACATCCAATATCTGCTCAAACCAAGCTTATGTTGCTCTTATTAACGCAATTTACATTTCTACAATGGGCCCAAATGGATTAAGAGAAGTGGCTTGGCGTTCTTACAACAATGCTCATTATCTTTCGAAAAAACTTGAGGAAAATGGTTTTACAAGGATATTTGATGGGGAATTTTTCAATGAATTTGTAATAAGAGTTGACGATAAATACAGAACAAAATGGCATGATATGGTAAAAGAAGGTATACTTGGTCCAATCCCGATAGATAGGGTTTACAAAGAACTTGGTCCAAGTGCTCTTGTTTGTACAACGGAAGTAAACACAAGGACCTCGATTGAAAGATTAGTTGAGGTGATGTTGAAATGACTATATTTGAAAGATCTACTCGTGGTAGAAAAGGTTACGAACTTCCTGCTTATGAATTACCTGAAATGCCATGCAATTTGCCGGAGTATCTAATTAGAAAAGAAGAACCAAAACTTCCAGAAGTTTCAGAGGTAGATGTAGTTAGACATTACACGGAACTTGCTATGAAAAATTACTCAGTTGATAGAGGATTCTATCCTCTTGGTTCATGTACGATGAAATACAATCCGAAGATAAATGAGGATATGGCATCATTGTTCACAGGTCTACATCCCATGCAACCAAGGGAAACAATACAAGGCGCAATAAACCTTATGGGACATCTGAAAGAATTATTGTGTGAGATTACAGGTACTGATGACATGACATTACAACCAGCTGCCGGGGCGCACGGTGAATTAACTGGTTTGTTAATTGCAAGAGCTTACTTTGAAGATAAAGGCGAGCTTTCAAAAAGAAAAAAGGTGCTCGTACCAGACAGTGCCCATGGAACAAATCCCGCCTCCGCTGCCATGGCAGGATATGAAGTTATAGAATTAAAGTCTGGTCCCGATGGTTGTATCAACTTAGAAGAATTAAAAGCACATCTTGATGATAGTGTTGCAGTAATAATGCTAACAAACCCAAATACACTTGGACTTTTTGAAAAGGATATACTTACAATATCCAGATTAGCACACGAAGTTGGAGCATTGTTATATTACGATGGTGCAAACTTAAACGCTATAATGGGTAGAACTAGACCCGGAGATATGGGATTTGACATCGTACACCTTAACTTACACAAAACATTCAGTACACCTCATGGAATGGGAGGACCTGGAAGTGGGCCAATAGGTGTTAAAGCACATTTGGTACCTTACCTTCCGGTTCCAGTTATAAGAAACCTCGGTGATAAGTATGATTTGGATTACAATTTACCCAAGAGTATAGGTATGGTAAGAAGTTTTTACGGTAATTTCATTGTTATGGTAAAGGCTTACACATATATTCTTACCATGGGAAACAAAGGACTTAAACACGTTAGTGATATGGCTGTTCTTAATGCAAACTATCTCAGAGTAAAATTATCAAAGTTGTTTAAGATTGCTTACG contains:
- the gcvT gene encoding glycine cleavage system aminomethyltransferase GcvT, which translates into the protein MWKILRSTVGEIEAAIIERLLISNNIPVIIQRTDVFVHSIFGSSVQCEVLVPEEKYSEAIEIINWEGKNVKYTPLYEDHLRLGAKMVEFAGFYMPLQYEGIVAEVQNVRKNVGMFDVSHMGEFMCEGSDALAFANYVVTNDFGSIDFGDVIYTAMCNENGGFVDDLLVYKISQEKVMFVVNAANIEKDFNHLLRLAEKFNVKLTNVSDEIGLIAIQGPKTQEILQPHTDLDLDQIRYYSFKEGRIFGVNGIISRTGYTGEDGFELYLPSNQTATVWRKLLEIGIKPAGLGARDILRLEAGLLLYGNDMDETITPLEASIPWAVKFEKGEFFGKDALIRQKEEGLKRRLRGIVLNGKLVPRHNMEVYKDGQKVGYVTSGTFSPTLEKPIAFVMVDANIKIEDKLEVLIRDKYAEATVTKIPFYRGSVRSKK
- the gcvPB gene encoding aminomethyl-transferring glycine dehydrogenase subunit GcvPB, which gives rise to MTIFERSTRGRKGYELPAYELPEMPCNLPEYLIRKEEPKLPEVSEVDVVRHYTELAMKNYSVDRGFYPLGSCTMKYNPKINEDMASLFTGLHPMQPRETIQGAINLMGHLKELLCEITGTDDMTLQPAAGAHGELTGLLIARAYFEDKGELSKRKKVLVPDSAHGTNPASAAMAGYEVIELKSGPDGCINLEELKAHLDDSVAVIMLTNPNTLGLFEKDILTISRLAHEVGALLYYDGANLNAIMGRTRPGDMGFDIVHLNLHKTFSTPHGMGGPGSGPIGVKAHLVPYLPVPVIRNLGDKYDLDYNLPKSIGMVRSFYGNFIVMVKAYTYILTMGNKGLKHVSDMAVLNANYLRVKLSKLFKIAYDGTCMHEFVVDNEEFSKKTGVRTLDIAKRLLDYGLHAPTVYFPLIVHEAMMIEPTETESKQTLDLFIEVMEKIYKEAIEKPELVKGAPYTTPVRRLDDVTATKFPIFRCKC
- the gcvPA gene encoding aminomethyl-transferring glycine dehydrogenase subunit GcvPA, whose amino-acid sequence is MHRYVPHTEEEIRQMLQEIGISSVDELFTNVPKTIDGYNIPEGKDEFSVRKHIETLVKQNVYFEPENVFLGAGIYIHYIPTVVKHMASNPNFVTAYTPYQAEVSQGTLQMLFEYQTMMCELTGMEVANSSMYDGASAFAESLLMATRITGKTKMIVARTINPEYKTVAKTYTKPHGIEILEVGYDKFGRIDLEKLKELIDGETAAVATAYTNFFGVVEDLKTLRELIPSNVLFIVVAEPVSLALLEAPGKFGADIVVGEGQSLGVTPNLGGPGIGFFTTLEKHVRKMPGRLIGETKDIDGKRGYVMILQTREQHIRREKATSNICSNQAYVALINAIYISTMGPNGLREVAWRSYNNAHYLSKKLEENGFTRIFDGEFFNEFVIRVDDKYRTKWHDMVKEGILGPIPIDRVYKELGPSALVCTTEVNTRTSIERLVEVMLK